A genomic stretch from Prionailurus bengalensis isolate Pbe53 chromosome E2, Fcat_Pben_1.1_paternal_pri, whole genome shotgun sequence includes:
- the PPP1R14A gene encoding protein phosphatase 1 regulatory subunit 14A, translating to MAAQRLGKRVLSKLQSPSRARGPGGSPGGLQKRHARVTVKYDRRELQRRLDVEKWIDGRLEELYRGREADMPDEVNIDELLELESEEERSRKIQGLLKSCKNPTEDFVQELLVKLRGLHKQPGLRQPSPSGDSSLSPLQDLARTAPP from the exons ATGGCAGCTCAGCGGCTGGGCAAGCGGGTGCTGAGCAAGCTGCAGTCTCCGTCGCGGGCCCGCGGGCCGGGGGGAAGCCCCGGGGGGCTGCAGAAACGTCACGCGCGTGTCACCGTCAAGTATGACCGGCGGGAGCTGCAGCGGCGGCTGGACGTGGAGAAGTGGATCGACGGGCGCTTGGAGGAGCTGTACCGCGGCagg GAGGCAGACATGCCTGATGAGGTCAACATTGATGAATTGTTGGAATTAGAGAGTGAAGAGGAGAGAAGCCGGAAGATCCag GGACTCCTGAAGTCGTGCAAGAACCCCACAGAG GACTTCGTCCAGGAGCTGCTGGTGAAGCTTCGAGGCCTCCACAAGCAGCCAGGTCTCCGCCAGCCCAGCCCCTCCGGTGACAGCAGCCTGAGCCCCCTCCAGGACCTGGCCCGGACCGCGCCACCCTGA